A stretch of Branchiostoma lanceolatum isolate klBraLanc5 chromosome 14, klBraLanc5.hap2, whole genome shotgun sequence DNA encodes these proteins:
- the LOC136448219 gene encoding nuclear receptor coactivator 4-like isoform X2, which translates to MAAHHWELLGELRRKITDLENAISRINAVKRNLQANSAEVKSQVHAAISRQLEALRSREVWLLNQVETLQHAKEDILHGQQTQLSEALGEARHCADHVEGCLRGDQEENCDSACIERVLADNLNKMKELNTEPEETSCVEFSADTSSLRESIHRFGRVDCKNPRAEDLVFSTAGLKAASLPSPFEEYGDQEHHVLYKTVEDARRQQGQEVVHQAPLPDLRKEDWLARGPITTQPQRSSEQDGPSFRPRFGSLGKVNISTAPMCIQDWLLQIRHEDGNGSTAMEEDGDFVMLDGKISCSQSAPSEAQESIEMIGTSDILEPSDWLARDDKTSDKPYTEFPYFEDIKKMKDWILKYEQGVKSSSCFCAPEASDGAVEIENLGQLCCMKGPIHKYFHDIPSAKEAWLMKNAPRDVQSLCRANEVCSSFSDCVCDQNCQQQAPEHVHQYFKLASSKVTDWLLKPKNPSLQKELDESPIFTYFRTVMSDPDYWLAAGTQKAAAEPPKPSPFDDAFSAITAQPCGYWLAHRGESKMNKDECPCHLTSEGFSFKDEGTKYWLHPVEGKEEDSTPTPSPLFACVIGGFKQIQSQPKSTWLARECRPEPSGKPQGKAKGADAVQFVLDGLQQLLIQPKEAWLARPAKEEGGTSAISNEGWLHRGGEERQLANTAVKATEEELGYDPDNAAVQMALGGLEQFMTLGKEAWLAAKPAVKKDEAMTTDTDNATEEELGYNPNNPAVQTVLGGLKQFEALGKEAWLEKGRATPPTETKKASRLTKVDKLMKDVEEKVQDDNDPENEMVKVVLRGFERIHAKRKEEWLDRGDREASKKNKAGPSDTTSNKSPWLLHQKDEGSVQSNSDAVKFVLGGVSQIHNMDNRSWLDRSGEAQQPVVKNTWMWRRDQDLAQWLAKPASK; encoded by the exons ATGGCAGCACATCACTGGGAGTTACTGGGGGAGCTTCGCCGCAAGATCACGGATCTGGAGAACGCCATCTCACGCATCAACGCGGTCAAAAGGAACCTGCAAGCGAACTCTGCGGAG GTGAAGTCGCAGGTGCATGCTGCTATTAGTCGGCAGCTGGAGGCCCTGCGCAGCCGCGAGGTGTGGCTGCTGAACCAGGTGGAGACTCTCCAGCACGCTAAGGAGGACATCTTACACGGACAGCAGACTCAGCTCAGCGAG GCCCTTGGCGAGGCTCGGCACTGTGCTGACCATGTGGAGGGGTGTCTGCGTGGCGACCAAGAAGAGAACTGTGATTCAGCCTGCATCGAGAGGGTCCTCGCTGACAATCTCAACAA GATGAAGGAATTGAACACGGAGCCTGAGGAGACCTCCTGCGTAGAATTCTCTGCAGACACGAGCTCCCTGCGTGAGTCCATTCACCGCTTTGGTCGCGTGGACTGTAAGAACCCACGAGCCGAGGACCTGGTCTTCAGTACTGCAG GTCTGAAGGCGGCCAGTCTGCCCTCCCCGTTTGAAGAGTACGGTGACCAGGAGCACCACGTGTTGTACAAGACTGTGGAGGACGCACGTCGGCAGCAGGGCCAGGAGGTGGTGCACCAG GCGCCACTCCCAGACCTTAGGAAGGAAGACTGGCTGGCACGAGGACCAATCACGACGCAGCCACAGAGGAGCAGCGAGCAGGACGGCCCTTCTTTCCGCCCCAGGTTCGGCTCCCTCGGGAAAGTCAACATCTCCACCGCGCCGATGTGCATCCAGGATTGGCTGCTGCAGATTCGCCACGAGGACGGGAACGGGAGCACCGCCATGGAAGAAGACGGCGACTTCGTCATGCTGGACGGGAAGATCTCGTGCTCGCAGTCTGCGCCGTCCGAGGCACAGGAGTCCATCGAGATGATTGGTACGTCCGACATCCTGGAGCCGTCCGACTGGCTGGCGAGAGACGACAAAACTTCGGACAAGCCTTACACCGAGTTTCCTTACTTTGAAGACATCAAGAAGATGAAGGATTGGATCTTGAAGTACGAGCAGGGAGTCAAGTCCTCCAGCTGCTTCTGTGCTCCGGAGGCCTCCGATGGCGCCGTGGAGATCGAGAACCTGGGCCAGCTGTGCTGCATGAAGGGGCCCATCCACAAGTACTTCCACGACATCCCGTCCGCCAAGGAGGCCTGGCTGATGAAGAACGCTCCTCGGGACGTCCAGTCCCTCTGCCGTGCCAACGAGGTGTGCTCGTCCTTCAGCGACTGCGTTTGCGACCAGAACTGCCAACAGCAGGCGCCCGAGCACGTCCACCAGTATTTCAAGCTTGCTTCCAGCAAGGTCACCGACTGGCTACTGAAGCCCAAGAACCCCTCCCTACAGAAGGAGTTGGATGAATCGCCCATCTTCACCTACTTCCGCACTGTGATGTCCGACCCTGACTATTGGCTCGCTGCAGGAACGCAGAAAGCTGCCGCCGAACCCCCAAAGCCGTCTCCGTTTGACGATGCCTTCTCTGCTATCACGGCCCAACCCTGTGGCTACTGGCTGGCCCACCGTGGGGAGTCCAAGATGAACAAGGATGAGTGCCCATGTCACCTTACTTCGGAGGGATTCTCCTTTAAGGATGAAGGCACAAAGTATTGGCTGCACCCCGTGGAGGGAAAGGAAGAAGATTCAACTCCCACTCCCAGCCCGCTCTTCGCCTGTGTTATTGGTGGCTTCAAACAGATTCAGTCCCAGCCAAAGAGTACTTGGCTTGCAAGGGAATGTCGTCCTGAACCATCTGGCAAGCCGCAGGGCAAAGCCAAAGGGGCAGATGCAGTACAGTTTGTCCTGGATGGTTTGCAGCAGCTGCTGATTCAGCCGAAAGAGGCCTGGCTCGCACGCCCAGCTAAAGAGGAAGGTGGTACCAGTGCAATCAGTAACGAGGGATGGCTGCACAGGGGAGGGGAAGAACGCCAGCTTGCAAACACTGCTGTGAAAGCAACAGAAGAAGAGCTCGGGTATGATCCTGACAATGCAGCAGTCCAGATGGCATTGGGGGGCCTGGAGCAGTTTATGACCCTCGGCAAGGAGGCATGGTTAGCAGCCAAACCAGCAGTAAAAAAAGACGAGGCCATGACAACAGATACAGACAACGCTACTGAAGAAGAACTCGGCTATAACCCAAACAATCCAGCGGTACAGACCGTCCTCGGAGGTCTCAAGCAGTTCGAAGCACTCGGGAAAGAGGCGTGGCTGGAAAAGGGGAGGGCCACTCCGCCGACTGAGACCAAGAAAGCCAGCCGCTTGACCAAGGTGGACAAACTCATGAAGGACGTGGAGGAAAAGGTGCAAGACGACAACGACCCTGAGAATGAGATGGTGAAGGTCGTTCTGCGGGGTTTCGAGCGTATTCACGCCAAGAGGAAGGAGGAATGGTTGGACAGAGGTGACCGGGAGGCGAGCAAGAAGAACAAAGCCGGGCCATCAGACACGACTTCTAACAAGTCTCCCTGGCTGCTGCACCAGAAGGATGAGGGGAGCGTCCAGTCAAACAGCGACGCAGTGAAGTTTGTCCTGGGAGGAGTCAGTCAGATCCACAACATGGACAACAGAAGCTGGCTGGACAG GAGTGGAGAAGCCCAGCAGCCGGTTGTGAAGAACACGTGGATGTGGAGGCGTGACCAAGACCTGGCCCAATGGCTCGCCAAACCTGCCAGCAAG TGA
- the LOC136448219 gene encoding nuclear receptor coactivator 4-like isoform X1 yields MAAHHWELLGELRRKITDLENAISRINAVKRNLQANSAEVKSQVHAAISRQLEALRSREVWLLNQVETLQHAKEDILHGQQTQLSEALGEARHCADHVEGCLRGDQEENCDSACIERVLADNLNKMKELNTEPEETSCVEFSADTSSLRESIHRFGRVDCKNPRAEDLVFSTAGLKAASLPSPFEEYGDQEHHVLYKTVEDARRQQGQEVVHQAPLPDLRKEDWLARGPITTQPQRSSEQDGPSFRPRFGSLGKVNISTAPMCIQDWLLQIRHEDGNGSTAMEEDGDFVMLDGKISCSQSAPSEAQESIEMIGTSDILEPSDWLARDDKTSDKPYTEFPYFEDIKKMKDWILKYEQGVKSSSCFCAPEASDGAVEIENLGQLCCMKGPIHKYFHDIPSAKEAWLMKNAPRDVQSLCRANEVCSSFSDCVCDQNCQQQAPEHVHQYFKLASSKVTDWLLKPKNPSLQKELDESPIFTYFRTVMSDPDYWLAAGTQKAAAEPPKPSPFDDAFSAITAQPCGYWLAHRGESKMNKDECPCHLTSEGFSFKDEGTKYWLHPVEGKEEDSTPTPSPLFACVIGGFKQIQSQPKSTWLARECRPEPSGKPQGKAKGADAVQFVLDGLQQLLIQPKEAWLARPAKEEGGTSAISNEGWLHRGGEERQLANTAVKATEEELGYDPDNAAVQMALGGLEQFMTLGKEAWLAAKPAVKKDEAMTTDTDNATEEELGYNPNNPAVQTVLGGLKQFEALGKEAWLEKGRATPPTETKKASRLTKVDKLMKDVEEKVQDDNDPENEMVKVVLRGFERIHAKRKEEWLDRGDREASKKNKAGPSDTTSNKSPWLLHQKDEGSVQSNSDAVKFVLGGVSQIHNMDNRSWLDRSGEAQQPVVKNTWMWRRDQDLAQWLAKPASK; encoded by the exons ATGGCAGCACATCACTGGGAGTTACTGGGGGAGCTTCGCCGCAAGATCACGGATCTGGAGAACGCCATCTCACGCATCAACGCGGTCAAAAGGAACCTGCAAGCGAACTCTGCGGAG GTGAAGTCGCAGGTGCATGCTGCTATTAGTCGGCAGCTGGAGGCCCTGCGCAGCCGCGAGGTGTGGCTGCTGAACCAGGTGGAGACTCTCCAGCACGCTAAGGAGGACATCTTACACGGACAGCAGACTCAGCTCAGCGAG GCCCTTGGCGAGGCTCGGCACTGTGCTGACCATGTGGAGGGGTGTCTGCGTGGCGACCAAGAAGAGAACTGTGATTCAGCCTGCATCGAGAGGGTCCTCGCTGACAATCTCAACAA GATGAAGGAATTGAACACGGAGCCTGAGGAGACCTCCTGCGTAGAATTCTCTGCAGACACGAGCTCCCTGCGTGAGTCCATTCACCGCTTTGGTCGCGTGGACTGTAAGAACCCACGAGCCGAGGACCTGGTCTTCAGTACTGCAG GTCTGAAGGCGGCCAGTCTGCCCTCCCCGTTTGAAGAGTACGGTGACCAGGAGCACCACGTGTTGTACAAGACTGTGGAGGACGCACGTCGGCAGCAGGGCCAGGAGGTGGTGCACCAG GCGCCACTCCCAGACCTTAGGAAGGAAGACTGGCTGGCACGAGGACCAATCACGACGCAGCCACAGAGGAGCAGCGAGCAGGACGGCCCTTCTTTCCGCCCCAGGTTCGGCTCCCTCGGGAAAGTCAACATCTCCACCGCGCCGATGTGCATCCAGGATTGGCTGCTGCAGATTCGCCACGAGGACGGGAACGGGAGCACCGCCATGGAAGAAGACGGCGACTTCGTCATGCTGGACGGGAAGATCTCGTGCTCGCAGTCTGCGCCGTCCGAGGCACAGGAGTCCATCGAGATGATTGGTACGTCCGACATCCTGGAGCCGTCCGACTGGCTGGCGAGAGACGACAAAACTTCGGACAAGCCTTACACCGAGTTTCCTTACTTTGAAGACATCAAGAAGATGAAGGATTGGATCTTGAAGTACGAGCAGGGAGTCAAGTCCTCCAGCTGCTTCTGTGCTCCGGAGGCCTCCGATGGCGCCGTGGAGATCGAGAACCTGGGCCAGCTGTGCTGCATGAAGGGGCCCATCCACAAGTACTTCCACGACATCCCGTCCGCCAAGGAGGCCTGGCTGATGAAGAACGCTCCTCGGGACGTCCAGTCCCTCTGCCGTGCCAACGAGGTGTGCTCGTCCTTCAGCGACTGCGTTTGCGACCAGAACTGCCAACAGCAGGCGCCCGAGCACGTCCACCAGTATTTCAAGCTTGCTTCCAGCAAGGTCACCGACTGGCTACTGAAGCCCAAGAACCCCTCCCTACAGAAGGAGTTGGATGAATCGCCCATCTTCACCTACTTCCGCACTGTGATGTCCGACCCTGACTATTGGCTCGCTGCAGGAACGCAGAAAGCTGCCGCCGAACCCCCAAAGCCGTCTCCGTTTGACGATGCCTTCTCTGCTATCACGGCCCAACCCTGTGGCTACTGGCTGGCCCACCGTGGGGAGTCCAAGATGAACAAGGATGAGTGCCCATGTCACCTTACTTCGGAGGGATTCTCCTTTAAGGATGAAGGCACAAAGTATTGGCTGCACCCCGTGGAGGGAAAGGAAGAAGATTCAACTCCCACTCCCAGCCCGCTCTTCGCCTGTGTTATTGGTGGCTTCAAACAGATTCAGTCCCAGCCAAAGAGTACTTGGCTTGCAAGGGAATGTCGTCCTGAACCATCTGGCAAGCCGCAGGGCAAAGCCAAAGGGGCAGATGCAGTACAGTTTGTCCTGGATGGTTTGCAGCAGCTGCTGATTCAGCCGAAAGAGGCCTGGCTCGCACGCCCAGCTAAAGAGGAAGGTGGTACCAGTGCAATCAGTAACGAGGGATGGCTGCACAGGGGAGGGGAAGAACGCCAGCTTGCAAACACTGCTGTGAAAGCAACAGAAGAAGAGCTCGGGTATGATCCTGACAATGCAGCAGTCCAGATGGCATTGGGGGGCCTGGAGCAGTTTATGACCCTCGGCAAGGAGGCATGGTTAGCAGCCAAACCAGCAGTAAAAAAAGACGAGGCCATGACAACAGATACAGACAACGCTACTGAAGAAGAACTCGGCTATAACCCAAACAATCCAGCGGTACAGACCGTCCTCGGAGGTCTCAAGCAGTTCGAAGCACTCGGGAAAGAGGCGTGGCTGGAAAAGGGGAGGGCCACTCCGCCGACTGAGACCAAGAAAGCCAGCCGCTTGACCAAGGTGGACAAACTCATGAAGGACGTGGAGGAAAAGGTGCAAGACGACAACGACCCTGAGAATGAGATGGTGAAGGTCGTTCTGCGGGGTTTCGAGCGTATTCACGCCAAGAGGAAGGAGGAATGGTTGGACAGAGGTGACCGGGAGGCGAGCAAGAAGAACAAAGCCGGGCCATCAGACACGACTTCTAACAAGTCTCCCTGGCTGCTGCACCAGAAGGATGAGGGGAGCGTCCAGTCAAACAGCGACGCAGTGAAGTTTGTCCTGGGAGGAGTCAGTCAGATCCACAACATGGACAACAGAAGCTGGCTGGACAG GAGTGGAGAAGCCCAGCAGCCGGTTGTGAAGAACACGTGGATGTGGAGGCGTGACCAAGACCTGGCCCAATGGCTCGCCAAACCTGCCAGCAAG TAG
- the LOC136448637 gene encoding alpha-(1,3)-fucosyltransferase 7-like gives MSRTRRKSAGLLFLICFLAAVLGVVHFIFTFRVIPRKEHVHRDHCIDIKEFDKVSLDPVKTLNTSDQAVSSSAADFTYPASKFFSVWYEDSAPRVNNKLRGKKKIVVWGDREEWDETIPSPCRPDVPPCDITLGIGQSEDADAVVFYYSRTPNVFNSSSMPKRHPHQYWIFFSDEAPLYPAMRDHDFVSYNSVFNMTMTYRLDSDVPALYGSTDIVYDKLKDRHHSKDYSVGKKGLAVWFVSNCYKYLPRFAYARELLKHMDLDIFGKCGKEIVCPGKSYDCSDNIIKQYKFYLAFESYPCREYITEKFWRNALENEAVPIVLGPPKCDYEKIAPPNSFIHVDDFESPKDLAAYLKRLDKDTELYNQYFKWRESPKPTESIFSDYGSVWCRLCKKLYDMDTTERKVYTDIDRWLKGKSHDKCKPIVLLDYNDPRNNVHFVNNFTSL, from the coding sequence ATGTCTAGAACTAGAAGGAAGTCAGCAGGCCTATTGTTCCTAATTTGCTTTCTTGCAGCCGTTCTTGGTGTTGttcattttattttcacattcaGGGTGATACCGAGAAAAGAGCATGTCCATCGTGATCATTGTATTGACATCAAGGAGTTCGACAAAGTGTCTCTCGATCCAGTCAAAACTCTCAACACTTCCGACCAGGCGGTAAGTTCCAGCGCTGCCGACTTCACCTACCCCGCGTCCAAGTTTTTCTCCGTCTGGTATGAAGACAGCGCCCCAAGAGTCAACAATAAACTGCGAGGTAAGAAGAAAATTGTCGTGTGGGGTGACAGAGAGGAGTGGGACGAGACCATCCCATCTCCCTGCCGCCCTGACGTTCCTCCCTGCGACATAACACTAGGCATCGGGCAAAGCGAGGACGCCGATGCCGTTGTGTTCTACTACAGCCGTACACCGAACGTTTTTAATAGTAGCTCCATGCCCAAACGGCACCCACACCAATACTGGATCTTTTTCTCAGACGAAGCGCCGCTCTATCCAGCCATGCGTGACCACGACTTTGTTTCTTACAACAGCGTCTTCAACATGACCATGACCTACAGACTAGATTCGGACGTTCCGGCCCTTTACGGATCCACTGATATCGTTTATGACAAACTAAAGGACAGACATCACAGCAAAGACTACTCTGTCGGGAAAAAAGGTCTCGCAGTCTGGTTTGTGAGTAATTGCTATAAGTACTTACCCAGGTTTGCCTATGCGAGGGAACTTTTGAAACACATGGACCTGGATATCTTCGGGAAGTGCGGAAAGGAAATTGTGTGTCCAGGGAAAAGCTACGATTGCTCGGACAATATCATCAAGCAGTACAAGTTTTATCTCGCTTTCGAAAGCTACCCTTGCAGGGAATACATCACCGAAAAGTTCTGGAGGAATGCTCTGGAGAACGAAGCAGTTCCCATTGTGTTGGGCCCACCAAAATGTGACTACGAAAAGATCGCTCCTCCCAATTCCTTCATCCATGTGGACGACTTTGAGTCGCCCAAGGATCTCGCAGCTTACTTGAAGAGACTTGACAAGGACACAGAGCTGTACAACCAGTACTTTAAGTGGAGGGAATCACCGAAACCCACTGAAAGCATCTTCAGCGACTATGGAAGTGTCTGGTGCCGTCTGTGTAAGAAACTGTATGATATGGACACGACAGAAAGAAAAGTGTACACAGACATTGACAGATGGCTGAAAGGAAAAAGCCATGACAAGTGTAAACCCATTGTTCTCCTGGACTATAATGACCCTAGAAATAATGTGCATTTTGTTAATAACTTTACTTCTCTGTAG